GGCCGAGATCGACCAGGGCTGTCCCTTCCAGATCGATTCGTGGAAGTAGCCCACGACGTAGCCGAGCACCGCGGCGGAGCCGGTAATGCGGAAGACGGTGAGGTAGTCAGCCGTGTGGCCAAGCGAATACCAGCCGGCGTAGGCCACGAGCACGCCCACGAGCAGGCAGTAGATGAACCACCAGATGAGGCTCTTGTTCATGTTCAGGCCGCCGGGCTGGAGCACGGTGAGCCAGCCGACCGGCCCGCGTTCGATTTTGGCCTTCATCTCCGGCGTGCACATCTCCTTCATCGAGCCCGCGCAGGGGAACATGTACATCCCCGGCGCCACGCCGCTGGCCCGAATGGAATTGAGCACCGCCTCTTCGCCCGCCATCTGCTTCACATCCGCCTTGTGGTACGGCAGGGCCATGTGAATGATCGAACTGGCGATGAAGACGAACACGGCAGAGAGCAGAATCGGAAGCCACAACTCAGTCAGGAACTCCATGAGCAGACTCCTTCGATCCACGAGGTTCCGCACCGGCTCCTGCCGCGCCACACACGCCCAGGCCGGTGCACTGCGACTCCCATCCGGGGCGCATTGTATGAACGCCCCGCCGGTGCAGGTGGGCAGGCGCTGGCGCGCTCGCATTCAGTAGGCTGTTTCAGCGTGCAGACATGGCCAGGGCGGGACCGCCGTCCGGCTCGCCGTCCCGGGCGCGGTCAGTCGATGGCTCCGGCGCGCCGCCGGCAAAGCTCGCTATGAACTGCCAGTGGAAGAGCGCGCCGGCGAGGACGGCGATGTGGAACACCTCGTGGCTCTCGATGACGCCGGGCACAAACGTGGGCCATTGCAGCAGTTCAGCCACGCCGCCCACGGTGTAGGCGATCGCGCCCCACATCAGGGGTCGGAGCATGGCCCAGCCGTACTGGCGGGCGATGAGCCAACCCGAGAGGGCGCCGAACCAGCCCATGAGCAGGTACAGCCCAGTGCCGAACCAGTCGGAGAATCCGCTGAAGAAAATGGCCTTGAAAGTGATGGCGACGATGGCCGCAGTCCAGATGAACGCCAGCGGCGCCCAGCGCCGCCAGCCGCGCAGCAGGATGATGTGCGTAGGGGTGAAGGTGCCGGCAATGAGCACGAAGATCGCGCAGTGGTCGAGCCGGGCCATGACCTCCCGAGCGGGGCCGCCTTCCGTCATCATGTGATACACGCCGCTCATAGCCATGAGCAGCATGGCGGAAAAGGCGTAGACGCCAAGGGAGATGAGCCGAGCCCGCTGGCCGCGGCCGCGCAGGATGAGCACGACGCCAAGGACGAAGAACAGAGCGGCGCCGAGCAGGTGGCTCATGGAGCTGAACGGTTCGTAGAAGCCGGGCAGTTGGAGGACCTGGGCGGCTGAGAGAAGTGCTCTGGTCATGAGGCAGAGGATAGAGCGCACGCGGCGGCGACGGCGGCAGGAATGTGGAACTCCGGGTGCCACTCCGCTATCCTTCTGTGTCTCCGTGGACGATAAGAGTCACTGGAAGACCGATGCCGGTGGCTTAGCGAGGATGCGGTCCGCGTCCGAAGACATTCCGGTTTCAAGGGCGCCGGAAGCCCGAACACTCCGGAATCAGAGAATCACTCTACATGAAGTTTGCAGCACTGGGGCTCGCTGAGCCCATCGTCCGCGCCGTCGCCGCCGAAGGCTACGCCGCGCCCACTCCCATCCAATCCCAAGCCATTCCCGACGTCATCGCCGGCCGCGACCTGCTCGGCTGCGCCCGCACTGGCACCGGCAAGACCGGCGCTTTTGCCATGCCGATTCTGCACCGGCTCGCGGCGGCGGAGCGATCCGGACAGCCCGAAGGCGGCCAGGGCCACGGTCATCGCCGGGGTCGTGACAGAAACCGCGGCCACGCGGACCGGGCGGTCCGCCTGCCGCGCGCCCTGATCCTGGCGCCGACGCGCGAACTCGCCTCGCAGATCGTCGAGAGCTTCCGCACCTACGGCCGCCATCTGCCGCTTCGCAGCGCTGCGATCTTCGGCGGCGTGAGCCAGCACGGCCAGGTCCGCGCCCTGCGGGGAGGCGTCGATGTCCTCACCGCCACCCCCGGCCGCCTGCTCGATCTCATTCAGCAGGGCCTGGTTGACCTCAGCCGAATCGAAATCTTCGTCCTCGACGAAGCCGACCGCATGCTCGACATGGGGTTCATCAACGACATCCGCAAGATCATCGAGCGCCTGCCGCGCGAGCGTCAGTCGCTGCTGTTCTCGGCGACGATGCCGGCCGAAATCCGCCGCCTCGCCGACACGATGCTCAACGAGCCGGTGTTCGTGCAGGTGGATCCCGCCGATTCGACTGCCGTCTCCATCTCGCAGTCCGTCTATCACGTCAGCCGCGCCAACAAGCCGGCGCTGCTCGAGCGACTGCTGCGAGGCGGCGGGATGGACCGCACGCTGGTGTTCACGCGCACCAAGCACGGGGCCGACAAGGTCGTCCGCCTGCTCGCGCGCGGCGGAATCAACGCCGCCGCCATCCACGGCAACAAGAGCCAGAACGCCCGTACGCACGCGCTCAACGGGTTCAAGAACGGCCGCTCGGCGGTGCTCGTGGCGACCGACATCGCCTCGCGCGGCATCGACGTCGATGAAATCACCCACGTCGTCAACTACGACCTGCCCAACCTTCCCGAGTCCTACGTGCACCGCATCGGACGCACCGCCCGCGCCGGCGCCTCTGGCACGGCCGTGTCGTTCTGCGACCAGGAGGAACTCGGCGATCTCAAGGCGATCGAGCGCCTCATCCGCCAGCAACTGGACGTCAGCGCCGACCACGCCGATCTGACGCAGGCGCCGCCGACTCATCAGCCGGCGGACTCTGAAGAGCGCCGCAGCAGCCAGTCGCAGCGCGGCAGGCGGTTCGGATCCAAGTCGGGGCCCGCGCAGCATGGAGGCGGGTCAAAGGCCGCCCGCTCGCGCGGCCCGCGCCGCCGGCGCACATCGCGCTCCGGCGCTTCGCGCTGATCGACAGCGCATCCTTTCAGCACCACGCGGCACGGGCTCGGGCTCGTGCCGCTTTCACTTTGACCCGGACCGCGGATCGTCCAGCCGCAGGGGCTCGCGGCCGCGCTTGCGGCGGAGCCAGTTGATCGGCCGGTGCACCCACCTCCGGCGAACCAACCACTTTTCAAACCGGTACTTGCCCGGCCCTTCGATGAGCAGCACGCCGAGAATCAACGTAAGCAACCCCTGCCCCGGCAGCGCCAGCATCGCCAGGCCCGCGATGACGAGCACCACGCCCAGTACGTTCTTGCCGATGCGCAGGGTCCAGCGCAGCGCCGGAGGCAGGTTCTGCCATCGGCCGGGCGGTCGCTTGCTGTGTGTGAAGTAATCCGCGGGAATGCGCACGGCGATGGCCGGCACCGCGACGAGACTACCCACAAAAACCACAAGCGAGGCAACTCCCAGAGCGATCAGCGGGCCGGGGTGGTCGTCGAACCAGTCAAACATGCCAGTGGAAGCCGTCGGCGGTCAGGGCGCGTGCTGGGCACCAATCTTTGTTCGGATGAAGCACGCGAGGCGCTGCGAATCGTCCGAGCCGATGCGGATGGTGCGGCCGTTGACGTCGAGCACCACGCATTCAGTGCCCCAGAGGTTATACGTCCAGCCGCGCCCGGGGACGTAGTGAATCCCCCATCCGTCAATGAACGAACTGCGCGCCGGCTCCGCCGACCGGATCGCTCCATACGCCACGCGCTTGCGCGCCAGAGGCAGCGGGCCGAAACGCACGAGCAGGCAAGCCCCTTCGTCCGTCACCGTCAGCGAGCCGAAGCACAGCGCCAGCGCAAGCATGACCGTGCCAAACAGCCCCGAGATCAAAGCAATCGCGGGGTCGCCCAGGCTGGCCAGCGCCATCGCGCAGCCCACCACGCCCAGGAGCGCGAGAATCCATGAAA
This region of Phycisphaerales bacterium genomic DNA includes:
- a CDS encoding hemolysin III family protein, with translation MTRALLSAAQVLQLPGFYEPFSSMSHLLGAALFFVLGVVLILRGRGQRARLISLGVYAFSAMLLMAMSGVYHMMTEGGPAREVMARLDHCAIFVLIAGTFTPTHIILLRGWRRWAPLAFIWTAAIVAITFKAIFFSGFSDWFGTGLYLLMGWFGALSGWLIARQYGWAMLRPLMWGAIAYTVGGVAELLQWPTFVPGVIESHEVFHIAVLAGALFHWQFIASFAGGAPEPSTDRARDGEPDGGPALAMSAR
- a CDS encoding DEAD/DEAH box helicase; this encodes MKFAALGLAEPIVRAVAAEGYAAPTPIQSQAIPDVIAGRDLLGCARTGTGKTGAFAMPILHRLAAAERSGQPEGGQGHGHRRGRDRNRGHADRAVRLPRALILAPTRELASQIVESFRTYGRHLPLRSAAIFGGVSQHGQVRALRGGVDVLTATPGRLLDLIQQGLVDLSRIEIFVLDEADRMLDMGFINDIRKIIERLPRERQSLLFSATMPAEIRRLADTMLNEPVFVQVDPADSTAVSISQSVYHVSRANKPALLERLLRGGGMDRTLVFTRTKHGADKVVRLLARGGINAAAIHGNKSQNARTHALNGFKNGRSAVLVATDIASRGIDVDEITHVVNYDLPNLPESYVHRIGRTARAGASGTAVSFCDQEELGDLKAIERLIRQQLDVSADHADLTQAPPTHQPADSEERRSSQSQRGRRFGSKSGPAQHGGGSKAARSRGPRRRRTSRSGASR